From one Culex quinquefasciatus strain JHB chromosome 3, VPISU_Cqui_1.0_pri_paternal, whole genome shotgun sequence genomic stretch:
- the LOC119769354 gene encoding uncharacterized protein LOC119769354: MSIHRSARKNFHVMWHHGSLQHKILFYLHPFLQDLVYIWSDVWSVNLLAAPLPAVVKLSLSVLILCVMLLPLVYCVVGTAMYLGFLQYQIESLYPGIISKQFKVYHWFGDIFQTTLSNYSEEMVKQWKRQFYQGLLFVVGTIDYFRVILELI, translated from the exons ATGTCAATCCATCGAAGTGCCCGAAAAAACTTCCACGTTATG TGGCATCACGGAAGCCTCCAGCACAAAATACTCTTTTACCTGCACCCCTTCCTGCAAGATCTGGTCTACATTTGGAGCGATGTTTGGAGCGTTAACCTGTTGGCCGCGCCACTTCCGGCCGTCGTCAAGCTGTCACTGAGTGTGCTGATACTATGCGTCATGCTGCTGCCGTTGGTGTACTGCGTGGTTGGGACGGCGATGTACTTGGGATTTTTGCAGTACCAAATTGAGAG TTTGTACCCTGGCATCATTTCCAAGCAATTCAAAGTTTACCATTGGTTTGGTGACATTTTCCAAACTACTCTCTCGAACTACTCTGAAGAAATGGTGAAGCAATGGAAAAGACAGTTCTATCAGGGTCTGCTGTTTGTCGTGGGAACAATCGATTATTTCAGAGTAATTTTGGAACTGATCTAA
- the LOC6031016 gene encoding uncharacterized aarF domain-containing protein kinase 5, with translation MYRFGLFGRELRRSVSHARCQFKTAARPTERRTWTPARLFFGTSAGLLLGTVGYDWLRHDFENVDSVQRFVRSLGIGVSISVDYGWTMWRLKEDDPDYSYIMSELHLRSAEKILRGCLANGGLYIKLGQGVATFSHIIPKEYIQTMRKLEDKCLTRKSGEVKRLFEQDFGQAPEDMFDQFDYEPIAAASLAQVFRGVTKEGHKVAIKVQYADLRKRFDGDLRTIIFLQDLVGLMHKNYNFGWIAKDLQNTLREELDFIHEGKNSERCAEDLKNHDHIYVPKVIWKYTKERVLTTEFIDGCKISDHEGLKRLKANLAHLDTRLFQAFAEQIFRTGFVHADPHPGNIFVRNHPTSGLLQLVLLDHGLYGKLSLEVRNNLSRFWEAIVLKDHADMKKYAKALNVEDYKTFAEILLQRPLEVRGSKMSTRLTNEDLAYMSAQAKDHFDKVMTTLKSMPRNIIFVLRNLNTIRSIAWDHGDPVDRAKVMARCAIAALRQTNRSFGMYVNALFRRVRFEYYLWKSSFQFWLVGCYLRVLTGLGRAPADTAHLLRGHVVDV, from the exons ATGTATCGGTTCGGATTGTTCGGGAGAGAACTTCGACGGAGCGTTTCGCACGCGAGGTGTCAATTTAAAACTGCAGCTAGGCCTACTGAGCGAAGGACATGGACGCCGGCGAGGCTGTTCTTTGGGACGAGTGCAGGATTGCTGCTCGGAACGGTCGGATATGACTGGTTAAGGCATGATTTCGAGAATGTGGACAGTGTGCAGCGGTTCGTGCGTTCGCTGGGAATCGGCGTTAGTATTTCGGTGGATTACGGTTGGACGATGTGGAGGCTCAAAGAGGACGATCCGGATTATTCGTATATTATGTCGGAATTGCACTTGAGATCGGCGGAGAAGATTCTGCGGGGCTGTTTGGCCAATGGAGGACTTTATATCAAACTGGGCCAGGGAGTGGCAACGTTTAGTCACAttataccaaaagaatacaTCCAAACGATGAGAAAGTTGGAGGACAAATGCCTGACTAGAAAATCTGGCGAAGTTAAGAGATTGTTTGAGCAGGACTTTGGCCAGGCCCCGGAGGACATGTTCGACCAGTTCGACTATGAACCCATTGCGGCTGCTAGTTTGGCTCAGGTGTTCCGAGGGGTGACCAAGGAAGGACATAAAGTAGCGATCAAAGTACAGTATGCAGATTTACGGAAGCGATTCGACGGAGATTTGAGAACCATAATCTTTCTGCAAGATTTAGTAGGTCTCATGCATAAGAACTACAATTTTGGATGGATTGCGAAAGATTTGCAGAACACACTTCGAGAAGAGTTGGACTTTATCCACGAGGGAAAGAACTCGGAACGTTGCGCCGAAGACTTGAAAAACCATGATCATATTTACGTTCCGAAAGTTATCTGGAAGTACACCAAAGAGCGTGTACTGACCACAGAGTTTATCGATGGCTGTAAGATAAGCGACCACGAAGGTTTGAAAAGGCTAAAGGCAAACCTGGCTCATCTGGACACCCGACTCTTTCAAGCATTTGCCGAGCAAATCTTCCGCACCGGTTTCGTCCACGCTGATCCTCACCCGGGCAACATCTTCGTGCGCAATCATCCCACCTCGGGACTACTTCAGCTAGTCCTGCTCGATCACGGCTTATATGGTAAGCTATCCCTAGAAGTCCGTAACAATCTGTCCCGCTTTTGGGAAGCGATTGTCCTGAAAGATCACGCGGACATGAAAAAATACGCCAAAGCACTGAACGTCGAGGATTACAAAACGTTTGCGGAGATTTTACTGCAACGACCGCTGGAAGTGAGGGGTTCTAAAATGTCCACTCGACTGACGAACGAGGACCTGGCGTACATGTCCGCCCAAGCAAAGGACCACTTCGACAAGGTCATGACAACGCTGAAGAGCATGCCTCGGAACATAATCTTTGTGCTGAG GAATTTAAATACGATCCGTTCCATCGCGTGGGACCACGGCGATCCGGTGGATCGGGCCAAAGTGATGGCCAGATGTGCAATCGCTGCACTGAGGCAAACTAACCGCAGCTTCGGTATGTACGTGAACGCCTTGTTCCGGCGGGTACGGTTCGAGTATTATTTGTG gAAAAGTTCCTTCCAATTCTGGCTAGTCGGTTGCTACCTGAGGGTGCTGACGGGACTGGGGCGTGCCCCGGCGGACACGGCCCATTTGCTGCGGGGACACGTTGTTGATGTGTAA
- the LOC6031014 gene encoding probable cytochrome P450 4ac1, translating into MYVLGIAVALLFFALALGLYELYLRSLPSYKAAAQFPGARVYPLVQNVFTVMFKSQLEAFDDARKWARQYGASYRFLIRGVLFVQAVRYKEVEMLLSSTRLIRKSPLYKLTFPFIGEGLLNSTGDKWHQRRRILTPTFHFNILQSFLQTFHEESSKLVLQLNEHADKDIVTELQPLSTQITLNTICETAMGIKLDSTETADVYKRNIRTVGTIIQHRLMNPLLYEDSVYKTLGYQAKFDQILAPIHAFTRNIIKKRRQMFHATVDNPADLSEENVYTNIKQRYAMLDSLLLAEAKQQIDDDGIREEVDTFMFEGHDTTGSAFVFIFLSIANHQDVQERVYQEIYATIHDRSDPAEPLTIQDYNNLKYMERVIKECMRVYPPVPFISRFVTEDVRYEDKWIPKGSVISVEIFDLHRDPEQFPDPERFDPDRFLPEHVEKRNPYAYVPFSAGPRNCIGQRFAMLELKSILTAVLREFRVLPVTKRDEIVFVADMVLRARDPIKVKFERRNV; encoded by the exons ATGTACGTTCTCGGCATAGCTGTAGCATTGCTGTTCTTCGCACTCGCACTTGGATTGTACGAGCTCTATCTGCGATCACTTCCAAGTTACAAAGCTGCGGCGCAGTTTCCCGGAGCTCGAGTGTACCCGCTGGTCCAGAATGTCTTCACCGTAATGTTCAAAAGCCAGCTGGAGGCGTTCGACGATGCGCGGAAATGGGCTCGGCAATATGGCGCGAGCTATCGATTCCTGATCCGTGGAGTCCTCTTCGTTCAAGCCGTTCGGTACAAAGAGGTAGAGATGCTGCTGTCCTCCACTCGGCTCATTCGCAAGAGTCCGCTGTACAAGCTGACTTTTCCCTTCATCGGAGAGGGTCTCCTGAACAGTACCGGAGACAAGTGGCACCAGCGAAGACGGATATTGACGCCCACGTTCCATTTCAACATTCTGCAAAGCTTCCTGCAAACATTCCACGAAGAGAGCTCGAAACTGGTTTTGCAGTTGAACGAGCATGCTGATAAGGACATCGTCACCGAGCTACAACCTTTGTCGACTCAAATTACGCTGAATACCATTTGTG AAACCGCCATGGGGATCAAGCTGGACTCAACGGAAACTGCAGATGTGTACAAGCGAAACATTCGCACAGTTGGAACTATCATACAGCACCGGTTGATGAATCCACTGCTGTATGAAGACTCGGTGTACAAAACTTTGGGTTACCAGGCCAAGTTCGATCAGATCTTGGCACCAATCCATGCCTTCACGCGGAACATCATCAAGAAACGTCGACAAATGTTCCACGCGACCGTCGACAACCCAGCGGACCTATCCGAAGAGAACGTTTACACTAACATCAAGCAGCGGTACGCCATGCTGGACAGTCTGCTGCTGGCGGAAGCTAAACAACAGATCGACGACGACGGAATCCGAGAGGAGGTCGATACATTTATGTTCGAAGGCCACGACACAACGGGCAGTGCCTTCGTTTTCATCTTCCTATCGATCGCCAACCATCAGGATGTTCAGGAGCGCGTGTACCAGGAGATCTACGCCACAATCCACGATCGAAGCGACCCAGCGGAACCGTTAACAATTCAGGACTACAACAACCTGAAGTACATGGAGCGAGTGATCAAAGAATGCATGCGAGTCTACCCACCGGTTCCGTTCATATCGCGATTCGTCACCGAAGATGTGCGCTACGAGGACAAGTGGATCCCGAAGGGGTCCGTCATCAGCGTTGAGATCTTCGATCTCCACCGAGACCCGGAACAATTCCCAGATCCTGAGCGGTTCGACCCGGACCGCTTTCTGCCGGAGCACGTGGAGAAGCGGAATCCCTACGCGTACGTCCCTTTCAGCGCCGGACCACGAAATTGCATAG GGCAACGCTTCGCCATGCTGGAGCTGAAATCGATTCTTACCGCCGTGCTGCGCGAATTTCGTGTCCTTCCGGTGACAAAGCGCGACGAGATCGTGTTTGTTGCCGATATGGTGCTGCGCGCGCGGGATCCCATCAAGGTCAAGTTTGAGCGGAGAAATGTTTGA
- the LOC6031015 gene encoding probable cytochrome P450 4ac1, with protein sequence MLSPWLAAIFAALAALFLYDWRARQSESYRAALQYPGNRMLPVVGNLLEVLVKDPAQAFAYARSSAAKFGRSYRQWIFNDVIVNVTRVREAEPILSSVKHTRKSVIYRFLAPLMGDGLLCSRGDKWQGRRKILTPAFHFNILSKFLLVFQEEADKLVEGLEESAASGDDVVLQSIVTRFTLNTICETAMGVKLDTYKSADIYRSKVYEVGEMLVHRTMTPWLYDDGVYNFFGYLKPLEDAIVPIHEFTRDIIQQKRKQFLQDSTFVDKLDDHGGSKQRYAMLNTLLMAEADNAIDEEGIQEEVDTFLFEGHDTTAAGIIFTILLLANEQDAQRRVYEELSKARRLKPEHEAFTIADYTNLKYLDRFVKEALRLYPPVSFISRSLTGRLDVDSTTTLPHGTIANIHIFDLHRDPEQFPDPERFDPDRFLPEVSAKRNPYAYVPFSAGPRNCIGQKFALLELKVVVCALLSSFRVLPVTTRDEVVFVADLVLRAKTPIKVRFARR encoded by the exons ATGCTATCTCCGTGGCTAGCGGCGATCTTCGCTGCCTTGGCTGCCCTATTCCTGTACGACTGGCGCGCCCGCCAAAGCGAGTCTTACCGAGCGGCTCTTCAATACCCAGGAAATAGGATGCTTCCAGTGGTCGGCAACCTGCTGGAGGTGCTGGTCAAAGATCCCGCGCAGGCGTTCGCGTACGCCCGATCGAGTGCGGCCAAGTTTGGACGGTCCTACCGGCAGTGGATCTTCAACGATGTGATTGTGAACGTTACCCGGGTTCGGGAAGCGGAGCCGATCCTGTCCAGTGTGAAGCACACTAGGAAAAGTGTTATTTATCGGTTTTTGGCCCCGTTGATGGGGGATGGCTTGCTGTGCAGTAGGGGGGACAAGTGGCAGGGGCGGAGGAAGATCCTGACGCCGGCGTTTCACTTTAACATCTTGAGCAAATTTTTGTTGGTGTTTCAGGAAGAGGCGGATAAGCTGGTTGAGGGTTTGGAAGAGTCGGCAGCGAGTGGGGATGACGTGGTGCTACAGTCGATCGTGACTAGGTTTACGCTGAACACCATTTGTG AAACGGCCATGGGAGTTAAGCTGGATACGTACAAAAGTGCCGACATCTATCGTTCGAAAGTGTACGAGGTGGGTGAGATGTTGGTACATCGTACGATGACCCCTTGGTTGTACGACGATGGAGTGTACAACTTTTTCGGTTATCTTAAACCGCTCGAAGATGCTATTGTTCCGATTCATGAGTTTACCAGGGATATCATTCAGCAGAAGCGAAAGCAGTTTTTGCAGGACTCGACATTCGTGGATAAACTTGACGATCATGG AGGATCTAAACAGCGCTACGCCATGTTGAACACTCTCCTCATGGCGGAAGCGGACAACGCCATTGATGAAGAAGGAATTCAAGAAGAAGTCGATACATTTTTGTTCGAAGGCCACGACACTACGGCGGCCGGCATCATCTTTACGATCTTGCTTCTGGCAAATGAACAGGACGCTCAACGACGTGTCTACGAAGAGCTCTCCAAGGCTCGTCGGTTGAAGCCCGAACACGAGGCTTTCACCATTGCGGACTATACAAATCTTAAATATTTGGATCGGTTCGTAAAGGAAGCTCTCCGACTGTACCCACCGGTTTCGTTTATATCTCGAAGTCTAACCGGCCGTCTTGACGTCG ATTCCACCACCACCTTGCCGCACGGAACCATCGCCAACATTCACATCTTCGATCTGCACCGTGACCCCGAGCAGTTTCCCGATCCCGAGCGGTTCGATCCGGACCGATTCCTGCCGGAGGTGTCCGCCAAGCGCAATCCGTACGCGTACGTTCCGTTCAGCGCGGGCCCGCGCAACTGTATCGGCCAGAAGTTCGCACTGCTCGAGCTGAAGGTGGTCGTGTGCGCGCTGCTGTCGAGCTTCCGTGTTCTACCCGTAACAACGCGGGACGAGGTGGTGTTTGTGGCGGATCTCGTGCTTCGAGCCAAGACACCGATCAAGGTTCGGTTCGCCAGACGGTAG